Proteins found in one Lysinibacillus fusiformis genomic segment:
- a CDS encoding PhoH family protein gives MSEQLTVLQVDNPNEAVMLLGISDANMKLVEEALKVHIITRGEQIQLAGEENAKEQATYLLHALLKVIRKGINIDQRDVSTAIEMTQKGTIEYFAELYDEEIARTTKGKPIRAKTIGQREYIQAIRHKDVVFGIGPAGTGKTYLAVVMATQALKNGHVKRIILTRPAVEAGESLGFLPGDLKEKVDPYLRPLYDALNDIYGSEQTQRLIERGTIEIAPLAYMRGRTLDDAFVILDEAQNTTHQQMKMFLTRLGFGSKMVITGDKTQIDLPKNTESGLIVAERTLKYVKSIHFQVLEQGDVVRHPIVAKIIQAYEEQQL, from the coding sequence ATGTCAGAACAGTTAACTGTATTACAGGTGGATAATCCAAATGAAGCGGTTATGCTACTCGGTATTTCCGATGCAAATATGAAATTAGTTGAAGAAGCACTCAAAGTTCATATCATTACGCGTGGTGAACAAATTCAACTGGCGGGTGAAGAAAATGCTAAGGAACAGGCAACCTATCTTTTACATGCTTTATTGAAGGTCATTCGCAAAGGAATTAATATTGATCAACGTGATGTCTCAACTGCGATTGAAATGACACAAAAAGGAACGATTGAATATTTTGCAGAACTGTATGATGAAGAAATAGCACGCACGACGAAAGGCAAACCGATTCGTGCAAAAACAATTGGTCAACGAGAATACATACAAGCAATCCGTCATAAAGACGTTGTTTTCGGTATTGGTCCAGCTGGTACTGGGAAAACGTATTTAGCGGTAGTCATGGCAACACAGGCACTTAAAAATGGCCATGTTAAGCGAATAATATTAACTCGCCCTGCTGTTGAAGCAGGAGAGTCTCTAGGCTTCCTTCCAGGGGATTTGAAGGAAAAGGTAGATCCATATCTACGACCTCTCTACGACGCTTTAAATGACATCTATGGGTCCGAACAAACACAACGGCTGATAGAACGGGGAACGATTGAAATCGCTCCTTTAGCCTATATGCGTGGCCGTACATTAGATGATGCCTTCGTTATTTTAGATGAAGCACAAAATACAACCCATCAACAAATGAAAATGTTCCTAACACGTCTAGGCTTTGGTTCTAAAATGGTCATTACAGGGGATAAAACGCAAATTGATTTACCTAAAAATACAGAATCTGGCTTGATTGTAGCGGAACGTACATTAAAGTATGTAAAATCTATCCATTTCCAAGTATTAGAACAAGGCGATGTAGTCCGTCATCCAATCGTTGCCAAAATCATCCAAGCCTACGAAGAACAGCAACTTTAG